Proteins from a genomic interval of Psychrobacter fulvigenes:
- a CDS encoding IS630 family transposase encodes MDIWFQDETRIGQQGSLTRVWHYRGGRPRLIKQQQFHSAYLFGAFCPATKKAVGLVLPFVNKHTMLLHMQEISKAVPKGRHAVVVMDGALWHQPSLNQANVTMLKLPPYSPELNPSERVWQYLKQNELSNRCYDSYEAIVDATCLAWNNLLKQPQRIRSLTARTWAQL; translated from the coding sequence GTGGACATCTGGTTTCAAGATGAAACTCGAATAGGACAACAAGGCTCATTGACCAGAGTTTGGCATTACCGCGGTGGGCGACCTCGACTGATCAAGCAGCAACAGTTTCATTCCGCTTATCTGTTTGGTGCCTTTTGTCCAGCGACAAAGAAGGCTGTCGGCTTAGTACTGCCTTTCGTTAATAAACACACCATGTTATTGCATATGCAAGAGATTAGTAAAGCCGTTCCAAAAGGACGTCATGCGGTGGTGGTGATGGACGGCGCATTATGGCATCAACCAAGCTTGAATCAGGCTAATGTCACTATGCTTAAACTACCGCCTTATTCACCTGAGCTCAATCCCTCTGAGAGAGTATGGCAGTACCTTAAGCAAAATGAGCTATCTAATCGTTGTTATGACAGTTATGAGGCTATTGTCGATGCCACTTGCTTGGCTTGGAATAATTTGCTTAAACAGCCACAAAGAATTCGGTCGTTAACTGCTCGTACCTGGGCGCAACTTTAA
- a CDS encoding winged helix-turn-helix domain-containing protein — protein sequence MTIPIHNLEDHDFGKHSKTERNPRARLRLLILYQYSIGKATNDIAKDLCIHPETARRTLKRYYERGLESLYDRHRRGRRSKLAEADTAAFKAMIVSEQEKRAGGRLTGKDIQQLAKEHYNAHYTVNGIYELLKRIDMSWISARSQHPKADPQAQDAFKKTL from the coding sequence ATGACTATACCAATACATAACCTAGAAGACCATGACTTTGGCAAACACTCAAAGACTGAGCGCAATCCCAGAGCCCGACTACGCCTGCTCATCTTATACCAATATAGTATAGGCAAAGCCACCAACGATATTGCCAAAGACCTCTGCATACATCCTGAAACTGCCAGACGGACATTGAAGCGATATTATGAACGAGGACTTGAGAGTCTCTACGATCGTCATCGTCGAGGTCGTCGCAGCAAATTGGCAGAAGCAGACACAGCCGCTTTTAAAGCCATGATAGTCTCTGAACAAGAAAAGCGCGCTGGCGGTCGTCTAACCGGCAAAGACATTCAGCAATTGGCTAAAGAACACTACAACGCTCACTACACCGTTAACGGTATCTACGAGCTACTCAAGCGTATTGATATGAGTTGGATAAGTGCTCGTAGTCAGCATCCAAAAGCCGACCCACAAGCTCAAGACGCTTTTAAAAAAACTTTATAG
- a CDS encoding EamA family transporter, with product MVALYVSGGFELAITTNKLWYLLPLLGVISTAAMSLTMVASRKLPVSLFGTLCYLEPIFLFIFSITIFHQSVDEGGSVLMYAMIFVALMIMILDSALGYLARRRDNRLHGYNEPQVGSFPPRRRLKNRRIQGVLTAHRFRKIRRYQHKIDKMAHKIDQLYSK from the coding sequence TTGGTAGCGCTCTATGTTAGCGGTGGTTTTGAGCTTGCCATCACGACCAATAAGCTTTGGTATCTATTGCCGTTATTGGGTGTCATCAGTACGGCTGCGATGTCGCTAACGATGGTTGCGAGCCGCAAGCTGCCAGTCTCTTTGTTTGGCACTTTGTGCTATCTTGAGCCGATATTTTTGTTTATATTCTCCATCACTATCTTTCATCAAAGTGTCGATGAGGGCGGCTCTGTACTGATGTACGCTATGATCTTCGTCGCACTGATGATTATGATCTTGGATAGCGCGCTTGGTTACTTAGCACGCCGCCGTGACAATCGGCTACATGGCTATAATGAGCCACAAGTCGGTAGCTTTCCGCCGCGTCGTCGTCTAAAAAACCGCCGAATTCAAGGTGTGTTGACGGCGCATCGATTCCGTAAAATCAGACGTTATCAGCACAAAATAGATAAGATGGCGCATAAGATTGACCAGCTATATTCTAAGTAG
- a CDS encoding glutathione S-transferase, whose translation MLHLHHLENSRSFRIIWLLEELNVDYQLTSYQRNKEFRAPESLKQIHPLGHTPILEVNDRPLVESGFIIEYLLKHYDKEQKFKPADDNEEAWEAYTFWLHFAEASIMPLLVMRLVFTKVVEKSPLLIKPVSKSIHKQVENNMINSSLTKMLTMMEQQLQDNHWFAGDTFSAADIQMHLAVVATNAGEGLDKVKYANILIWLKRCQEREAFKRAEAKGGSIQF comes from the coding sequence ATGTTACACCTGCATCATTTGGAAAACTCACGCTCGTTTCGTATCATATGGTTGTTAGAAGAGTTGAATGTCGACTATCAGCTGACAAGTTATCAGCGCAATAAAGAGTTTCGCGCGCCTGAGAGCTTGAAGCAAATTCATCCACTCGGTCACACGCCTATATTGGAAGTGAATGATCGGCCACTGGTTGAGTCTGGTTTTATCATTGAATATCTGCTCAAGCACTATGATAAAGAACAAAAATTTAAGCCTGCTGATGATAATGAAGAAGCGTGGGAAGCTTATACTTTTTGGCTACATTTCGCTGAGGCTTCAATCATGCCGCTATTGGTGATGCGTTTGGTTTTTACCAAAGTTGTCGAAAAATCGCCATTACTCATCAAACCTGTTAGCAAAAGTATTCATAAGCAAGTTGAAAACAATATGATTAATAGCAGTTTGACAAAGATGCTGACGATGATGGAGCAGCAGCTACAGGACAATCATTGGTTCGCAGGCGATACCTTTAGCGCTGCGGATATTCAAATGCACCTCGCCGTCGTCGCTACCAATGCTGGTGAAGGGCTGGACAAGGTCAAATATGCAAACATACTGATTTGGCTGAAACGCTGCCAGGAACGTGAGGCCTTTAAACGTGCTGAAGCTAAGGGTGGTAGCATCCAGTTTTAA
- a CDS encoding ribonuclease Z, with protein sequence MLQLTFLGTSAGVPTKQRNVTALAIECLNPYLSGSKQYRKKSRPWLLIDCGEGTQQQLLHTKLSLHQLSAICITHVHGDHCYGLPGLLASAAMSGRTAPLTLIAPKAIAKLLDTITLTTELYFPFAINFMAIEDLLSQPDSESNGKVDISLDISVNKQQQLTIDIHPLSHRVPCYGFGITQTISRRTLNTDKLLAEGIPASELWGKLQQGKDVSTEGGRQLRSKDYVDSEVLRSRIVVAGDNDTPACLTAALKDADLLIHEATYTADVLAKVQAKMQASHSDYSHSDYDPMHSSAAQVGQFAQDIGLPNLILTHFSARYQSFDNPESDTPNMGHIRLDAENTYKGNLWLAADFAQYRVNGGAEVTEDQSRVQYLGSVRSDAKS encoded by the coding sequence ATGCTACAACTGACTTTTTTGGGCACATCTGCAGGTGTACCGACCAAGCAGCGCAATGTGACCGCGCTGGCTATTGAGTGCCTCAATCCCTATCTATCAGGCTCCAAGCAGTATAGGAAAAAGTCGCGTCCGTGGTTGCTCATCGATTGCGGCGAGGGTACGCAGCAGCAATTGCTGCATACCAAACTATCGCTGCATCAGCTCAGCGCTATTTGCATCACTCATGTGCACGGCGACCACTGTTATGGGTTGCCTGGGCTGCTTGCCAGTGCTGCCATGTCAGGACGGACTGCGCCACTGACGCTTATCGCACCAAAAGCGATCGCTAAATTATTAGACACTATAACGCTCACCACTGAACTGTACTTTCCATTTGCCATCAACTTTATGGCCATTGAAGATTTGCTATCGCAACCAGACAGTGAAAGTAACGGTAAGGTAGACATCAGTTTAGATATAAGTGTAAATAAGCAACAGCAGCTGACGATTGATATTCATCCCTTATCGCATCGGGTACCTTGTTACGGGTTTGGCATTACTCAGACCATCAGTCGTCGCACCTTGAATACCGATAAATTACTGGCAGAAGGTATCCCAGCCAGTGAATTATGGGGAAAGTTACAGCAGGGCAAAGATGTGTCTACCGAGGGTGGCAGACAGCTACGCTCGAAAGACTACGTCGATAGTGAGGTGCTGCGTAGCAGAATCGTAGTAGCAGGCGATAATGACACGCCAGCTTGCTTGACCGCGGCACTTAAGGATGCAGACCTATTGATACACGAAGCGACCTATACCGCTGATGTGCTCGCAAAAGTACAGGCTAAGATGCAAGCCAGCCATTCGGACTACAGCCATTCAGACTACGACCCGATGCACAGTAGCGCCGCGCAAGTCGGTCAGTTTGCGCAAGATATTGGTTTGCCCAATTTAATACTGACTCACTTCAGCGCCCGTTATCAAAGCTTTGATAATCCTGAGAGTGATACGCCAAACATGGGACATATCCGTTTAGATGCCGAAAATACTTACAAAGGCAATCTATGGCTGGCCGCTGATTTTGCTCAATATAGGGTCAATGGTGGGGCAGAAGTAACGGAGGATCAAAGCCGCGTACAGTATTTAGGCTCTGTACGCAGCGATGCAAAATCATAG
- a CDS encoding serine/threonine-protein kinase: MKDSVSNLASIPALQVQATQILPPVTAALSKLGYAEIVHQRIAQQNTEQNVYDNDTIYQGLTRAQQSQFGRVMIKWQLDTHRMQQKLGLPYEVGILKELNHLCLSQTYAKPVSFIAPPVLSYEALQIQVLQQSWQLSLLTMPYYTNGSLASLIDGKKYRSLIDKHKQQLILQAAHLINNLHQVGWLHNDIKPSNILLESFLPNNADNSSISFRLLLTDFALAERLERADENNRVDSDKSAGTPAYLAPERWQGQSATLQSDIYAFGIMMYQLLIGERPFKVASQSSEPLRDWALQHCQQPIPSLPIEYEHYQTIINRALAKHVEKRYRSMEEVLRDLKKLHQ; encoded by the coding sequence ATGAAAGATAGTGTCAGTAATCTAGCCTCTATACCAGCTTTGCAAGTGCAAGCGACGCAAATACTGCCACCAGTGACGGCGGCATTGTCAAAGCTAGGCTATGCCGAGATAGTGCATCAGCGTATTGCTCAGCAAAACACTGAGCAAAATGTGTATGATAACGATACTATTTATCAAGGGCTCACACGTGCGCAGCAGTCACAGTTTGGTCGTGTGATGATTAAATGGCAGCTTGACACTCATCGTATGCAGCAAAAGTTAGGCTTACCCTATGAAGTGGGTATTTTAAAAGAATTAAACCATCTATGCTTATCTCAAACTTATGCTAAGCCTGTCTCATTTATAGCGCCGCCCGTCTTAAGTTATGAGGCGCTACAGATACAAGTTCTACAGCAGAGTTGGCAGCTGAGCCTCCTTACCATGCCGTACTATACCAATGGTAGTTTGGCGAGTCTAATCGATGGTAAAAAATATCGCTCATTAATTGACAAGCACAAGCAGCAACTCATCCTACAAGCCGCCCACCTCATAAACAACCTACATCAAGTCGGTTGGCTACATAACGATATCAAGCCAAGCAATATTTTGCTAGAGAGTTTCTTGCCCAATAATGCGGATAATAGCAGCATCTCATTTCGTTTATTGTTGACTGACTTTGCCTTGGCGGAGCGGCTTGAGAGGGCTGATGAAAATAACAGGGTTGATAGCGATAAATCGGCCGGCACGCCTGCTTATCTGGCACCTGAGCGCTGGCAAGGGCAGAGTGCAACGCTGCAAAGCGATATCTATGCATTTGGCATCATGATGTATCAGTTATTAATCGGTGAGCGCCCTTTTAAGGTTGCATCACAAAGCAGCGAGCCGCTAAGAGACTGGGCACTGCAGCATTGCCAACAGCCCATTCCATCGTTGCCGATAGAGTACGAGCATTATCAAACGATCATCAATCGGGCATTAGCCAAGCATGTAGAGAAGCGTTATCGGAGTATGGAGGAGGTATTAAGGGATTTAAAGAAACTACACCAGTAG
- a CDS encoding lytic murein transglycosylase, translating into MMLKKRYFALLPIVLAASCVSQPTKQTSKPVRQGNVKIEQTQTIQVKPAPVIIQKETVITPKPTYGSFSDWKSDFSMRAMSAGYSASDVQRLLGSAYLNQQVVSLDRGQPEFAKMPWDYADSAVSGGRVSTGKNKFSEQRSYLSGLESQYGVNAEIIAAIWGMESSFGAVTGNSHLPSALATLAYDGRRQEFAETQLLSLMTLLQRGDVSWSQLEGSWAGGMGQTQFIPGTWLDHGVDGDGNGHRNPWSTADALASTANYLSNSGWVRGLAPFYEMVLPPSFDYSTVSTKLPAARWAALGVDTIDDVFLDADTQMELWLPAGKNGPALLLSPNFDVIKVYNNSSNYALGVSLLAKAIAGQTGLRTSWPRYERPLSTSQVTRLQQRLTSAGYDTKGADGILGTNTRKAFQRWQADNGQTPDGFVSQSSASSLTAW; encoded by the coding sequence ATGATGTTAAAAAAGCGCTATTTTGCCCTGTTACCCATCGTGCTCGCTGCCAGCTGTGTCAGCCAACCAACCAAGCAAACCAGTAAACCGGTGCGCCAAGGCAATGTTAAGATTGAGCAAACCCAGACCATTCAAGTCAAACCTGCCCCCGTCATCATTCAAAAAGAAACGGTCATAACGCCCAAGCCGACCTATGGTAGCTTTTCGGACTGGAAGTCAGACTTTTCTATGCGTGCCATGTCTGCTGGTTACAGTGCTTCGGATGTGCAGCGTTTACTAGGCTCCGCCTACCTAAACCAACAAGTGGTTTCGCTGGATAGAGGTCAGCCTGAATTTGCTAAAATGCCGTGGGATTACGCAGATTCTGCCGTGTCAGGTGGCCGAGTATCAACAGGTAAAAACAAGTTTTCAGAGCAGCGCTCATATCTCTCAGGTCTAGAGTCACAATACGGGGTGAATGCCGAGATCATCGCAGCGATCTGGGGAATGGAGTCGTCTTTTGGTGCAGTGACAGGCAACAGTCACCTGCCGAGCGCACTTGCTACCTTGGCCTATGATGGTCGTCGCCAAGAGTTTGCAGAGACTCAGCTATTGTCTCTGATGACGCTGTTACAGCGCGGTGATGTCTCTTGGTCACAGCTCGAAGGCTCTTGGGCAGGCGGCATGGGACAGACTCAGTTCATCCCTGGCACTTGGCTTGATCATGGTGTCGACGGTGATGGCAACGGACATCGTAATCCCTGGTCAACGGCTGATGCCCTCGCCTCAACGGCTAACTATCTAAGTAATTCTGGTTGGGTACGTGGCTTAGCACCCTTCTATGAAATGGTATTGCCACCGTCTTTTGATTACTCTACTGTCAGTACTAAGCTGCCTGCCGCTCGATGGGCAGCACTTGGGGTTGATACCATAGATGATGTATTTTTGGATGCTGATACACAGATGGAGCTTTGGTTGCCTGCTGGAAAAAACGGCCCAGCACTGCTACTAAGCCCTAACTTTGATGTGATCAAAGTCTATAACAACTCTTCAAACTATGCTCTAGGTGTCAGCTTACTGGCGAAGGCAATCGCTGGCCAAACTGGTCTACGCACCTCATGGCCACGCTATGAACGTCCACTCTCAACCTCTCAAGTCACGCGCTTGCAGCAGCGTTTGACCAGTGCTGGCTACGATACCAAAGGTGCAGATGGCATTCTCGGTACCAACACCCGTAAAGCGTTTCAGCGCTGGCAGGCGGATAACGGTCAGACACCAGATGGCTTTGTCAGTCAAAGCAGCGCCTCATCATTGACTGCTTGGTAA
- a CDS encoding ArsR/SmtB family transcription factor yields MEITNAIASFAALSQDTRLKAFRLLVSQEPEGLPAGEIARQLSVPHNTMSAHLSVLARAGWVVSKRQSRQIIYRASLTHMEAVVQFLLQDCCAGHPELCASLIDSLSGCETAKSNNQDSF; encoded by the coding sequence ATGGAAATAACAAATGCTATCGCAAGCTTCGCTGCGCTCTCTCAAGATACTCGTCTCAAAGCCTTTAGGTTACTTGTCAGTCAAGAGCCCGAGGGTTTACCTGCGGGTGAGATAGCCCGTCAGCTGTCTGTACCACATAACACTATGTCGGCGCATTTATCGGTGCTGGCACGAGCAGGGTGGGTAGTGTCAAAACGCCAAAGTCGGCAAATAATCTATCGCGCCTCGCTTACGCATATGGAGGCGGTCGTGCAGTTTTTATTGCAAGATTGCTGTGCGGGACATCCAGAGCTGTGTGCCTCGCTCATAGATAGTTTAAGCGGCTGTGAGACTGCCAAATCTAATAACCAAGACAGTTTTTAG
- the arsC gene encoding arsenate reductase (glutaredoxin) (This arsenate reductase requires both glutathione and glutaredoxin to convert arsenate to arsenite, after which the efflux transporter formed by ArsA and ArsB can extrude the arsenite from the cell, providing resistance.), with product MKPLIFHNPNCGTSRNTLAIIKASGEQPEVVEYLKTPPSRDELVALLSKMNISPRELLRSKETINDELGLDKPELSDDQIIDAMIAHPILINRPIVVTDKGAALCRPSERVFELLENPVSSFTKEDGETIYHDKSE from the coding sequence ATGAAACCATTAATTTTTCATAATCCAAACTGCGGTACCTCTCGCAATACGCTTGCCATCATAAAGGCATCAGGTGAGCAGCCAGAAGTGGTGGAGTATCTAAAAACCCCGCCGAGCCGTGATGAGTTGGTTGCGTTGCTATCGAAGATGAATATCTCGCCAAGAGAGTTACTACGTAGCAAAGAAACCATCAATGATGAGTTGGGCTTAGATAAGCCTGAGTTATCTGATGATCAAATTATCGATGCAATGATTGCCCATCCTATCTTAATTAACCGTCCTATCGTGGTCACAGATAAAGGCGCAGCGTTATGCCGACCATCAGAGCGAGTGTTTGAATTGTTAGAAAATCCAGTGAGCAGCTTTACAAAAGAAGATGGCGAGACGATTTATCATGACAAAAGCGAATAA
- the arsH gene encoding arsenical resistance protein ArsH: MTKANKNQPHAEDSLKLDDLPNIDASQLQPIDIESLIAPNDPRHPPKILVLYGSLRERSFSRLASEEASRLLRWYGCEVRMFNPSGLPLPDDADSDHPKVQELRELAQWSEGMLWVSPERHGSITSIMKAQIDWIPLALGGVRPTQGKTLAVMQVSGGSQSFNTVNQLRILGRWMRMITIPNQSSIPKAFLEFNDDNRMDKSPLYLRFVDVCEELVKFTWLTRGRSAYLTDRYSERVESAEAVSQRVNQKSL, translated from the coding sequence ATGACAAAAGCGAATAAAAATCAGCCTCACGCAGAGGATTCATTGAAGCTAGATGACTTGCCCAACATTGATGCCAGTCAATTACAACCGATCGATATTGAATCGCTGATTGCCCCAAATGATCCACGTCATCCGCCAAAGATACTCGTGCTATACGGCTCATTACGTGAGCGCTCGTTTTCTAGGTTGGCAAGCGAGGAGGCAAGTCGGCTATTGCGTTGGTATGGCTGCGAGGTAAGGATGTTTAATCCATCAGGTCTACCGCTACCTGACGATGCTGATAGCGATCATCCAAAGGTACAAGAGCTGCGCGAGTTGGCGCAGTGGTCAGAGGGTATGCTGTGGGTGAGTCCAGAGCGTCACGGTAGTATCACCAGTATTATGAAAGCACAAATCGATTGGATACCACTCGCACTGGGCGGCGTACGTCCAACCCAAGGCAAAACCTTAGCGGTGATGCAAGTCAGCGGTGGCAGTCAAAGCTTTAATACCGTCAATCAGCTGCGTATTCTTGGGCGCTGGATGCGTATGATTACTATCCCCAATCAATCGTCTATCCCTAAGGCCTTTTTAGAGTTTAACGACGATAATCGCATGGACAAGTCGCCCTTATATCTGCGTTTCGTTGATGTCTGTGAAGAGCTAGTAAAGTTTACTTGGCTCACTCGTGGACGCTCAGCCTATTTGACAGATAGGTACTCTGAGCGGGTGGAAAGTGCCGAAGCAGTGTCGCAACGTGTCAATCAAAAGTCGCTTTAA
- a CDS encoding arsenic transporter yields MLALTIFIVTLVLVIWQPKGLGIGWSALGGALIALAFGVVQLSDVGIVWDIVWDATFTFVALIIISLILDRAGFFGWAALHVARLGNGQGRLLFPMIVILGAFISAFFANDGAALLLTPIVIAILLRLKFSPPSALAFIIATGFIADTASLPLVTSNLVNIVSANYFDIGFGRYAAVMVPVNIVSVIATLAVLWVVYARQIPTYYSIANLSAPASAIEDPLVFKAAFPLLALLLVAYFATESLGIPISLVTGAAALVLMAIAGRWWQGGRDAVVSVPDVVRHAPWQIVLFSVGMYLVVYGLGNAGLTAYGAQILNWLGQQGNIIATVGTGFLSAIVASIMNNMPSTLVGALAIDSAQVPAATRELMIYANVIGNDLGPKFTPIGSLATLLWLHVLAEKDYKISWGQYMKIGLIITPPVLLATLLALVFWLPMLPNQ; encoded by the coding sequence ATGCTCGCATTAACTATCTTTATCGTGACTTTGGTTTTGGTGATATGGCAGCCTAAAGGATTAGGCATTGGTTGGAGCGCGCTGGGTGGGGCTTTAATCGCCTTAGCTTTTGGCGTGGTGCAGTTATCCGATGTCGGTATTGTATGGGACATCGTCTGGGATGCGACCTTTACCTTTGTGGCGCTGATTATTATCTCGCTTATCTTGGATAGAGCGGGATTTTTTGGTTGGGCGGCGCTACATGTGGCCAGACTTGGCAATGGGCAGGGACGGTTATTGTTTCCCATGATTGTGATATTGGGCGCGTTTATCTCGGCGTTTTTTGCCAATGATGGCGCTGCATTACTTTTGACACCGATTGTTATCGCTATCTTGCTACGGCTTAAGTTTTCACCGCCGTCGGCATTGGCTTTTATCATCGCCACAGGCTTTATCGCTGATACCGCAAGTTTGCCGTTAGTGACTTCTAATCTGGTTAATATCGTCAGCGCCAATTATTTTGATATCGGCTTTGGGCGTTATGCGGCGGTCATGGTGCCAGTCAATATTGTCTCTGTCATCGCAACATTAGCAGTGTTATGGGTAGTATATGCGCGCCAAATTCCAACATACTATTCCATTGCCAATCTTAGCGCACCTGCATCCGCTATCGAAGATCCGCTGGTGTTTAAAGCCGCCTTTCCGCTGCTCGCCTTGTTGTTGGTTGCTTATTTTGCCACCGAGTCACTAGGTATTCCTATCTCCCTCGTCACGGGAGCGGCGGCATTGGTATTAATGGCCATCGCTGGCCGCTGGTGGCAAGGCGGACGAGATGCCGTTGTTTCTGTGCCTGATGTTGTACGTCACGCGCCTTGGCAAATCGTCTTGTTTTCTGTGGGTATGTATTTGGTGGTGTATGGCTTGGGTAACGCAGGGCTAACGGCTTATGGTGCCCAAATACTGAATTGGTTAGGGCAGCAAGGCAATATCATCGCTACAGTAGGGACTGGATTCCTTTCAGCAATCGTGGCTTCTATCATGAATAATATGCCATCGACCTTGGTAGGTGCACTGGCTATCGATAGTGCGCAAGTACCCGCAGCGACTCGCGAGCTGATGATTTATGCCAATGTCATTGGCAATGATTTGGGACCGAAGTTTACGCCCATCGGTAGCCTTGCGACCTTGTTATGGCTACATGTCTTAGCAGAGAAAGACTATAAAATCAGCTGGGGCCAGTATATGAAAATCGGGCTGATTATCACACCGCCAGTGTTATTAGCCACGCTGTTGGCCTTGGTATTTTGGTTGCCCATGCTGCCAAATCAATAA
- a CDS encoding glutathione S-transferase family protein, translated as MGLLVDGKWQDKWYDTDASDGRFQREESGFRNWITADGSAGPSGIGGFKAEPNRYHLYVSLACPWAHRTMIYRKLKGLEDMISVSVVHPFMGENGWTFAEGEGVVADPVLNANYLYEVYTAAKSDYTGRVTVPTLWDKKTNTIVSNESSEIIRMFDSAFDEVGALPGDCTPSALLADIEAMNELIYPAINNGVYRTGFATTQAAYEEAVIEIFDALDILEQRLEAQRYLTGDTITEADWRLFTTLVRFDAVYVGHFKCNIRRIIDYPNLWGYLRDLYQVPGIAETVDMDHIKEHYYGSHANINPTRIVPVGPYLDFTTSHDRERLSA; from the coding sequence ATGGGTTTATTAGTCGATGGCAAATGGCAGGATAAATGGTACGACACAGACGCGAGTGACGGCCGTTTCCAGCGTGAAGAATCTGGCTTTAGAAACTGGATCACCGCAGACGGCAGTGCTGGGCCATCAGGTATTGGCGGCTTTAAAGCCGAGCCCAATCGTTATCACTTGTATGTGTCTTTGGCCTGTCCTTGGGCGCACCGTACCATGATTTATCGCAAGCTAAAAGGCTTGGAGGACATGATATCGGTTTCGGTGGTGCATCCGTTTATGGGCGAAAACGGTTGGACGTTTGCAGAAGGCGAAGGGGTGGTCGCTGATCCAGTACTCAATGCAAATTATCTCTATGAAGTCTATACAGCAGCCAAGTCCGACTATACAGGGCGCGTCACTGTACCGACGCTGTGGGACAAAAAAACCAATACCATCGTCAGTAATGAGTCGTCTGAAATCATTCGTATGTTTGATTCGGCATTTGACGAGGTTGGTGCTTTACCAGGTGATTGTACACCGTCCGCGCTGTTAGCAGACATCGAGGCGATGAATGAGCTGATCTATCCTGCGATCAATAACGGTGTGTATCGTACTGGCTTTGCGACGACGCAAGCAGCCTACGAAGAAGCGGTCATAGAGATTTTCGATGCGCTGGATATATTAGAGCAGCGTTTGGAGGCGCAGCGTTATTTGACAGGTGATACCATCACTGAGGCAGATTGGCGCTTATTTACAACATTAGTGCGTTTTGATGCGGTGTATGTGGGTCACTTTAAATGTAATATACGCCGTATCATCGATTATCCAAACCTTTGGGGCTATCTGCGCGACTTGTATCAGGTACCAGGTATCGCAGAGACGGTGGATATGGATCATATCAAGGAGCATTATTACGGCAGTCATGCAAACATTAATCCAACGCGTATCGTGCCTGTTGGGCCGTATTTGGACTTTACCACGTCTCATGATCGTGAGCGTTTATCGGCTTAA
- a CDS encoding 2-hydroxyacid dehydrogenase, which yields MQIVILESLGISDEVLNTLSKPLTDNGHELLVYDDGKLDDETLKTRIKDAEVIVLANTPLSGEVIDTAENLKYISVAFTGFNHIDLEKCKEKGIKVSNAAGYSTNSVAEITFGLIISLLRNIVPLEAVVRDGGTKDGYRQLDLKGKTLGVLGTGDIGGAVAKLGLAFGCQVIAYNRSEKPELISKGVEYKSLDEVLKTSDIVTLHTPLTDETKHLIDKDKLALMKTSSFLINTAVGPIVDNEALAEALRKGEIAGAGLDRVDMEPPVPADYPILEAPNVVLLPHIGFATEEAMVRRAEITFENIVKWQKGEQENIVL from the coding sequence ATGCAAATTGTAATCTTAGAGTCGCTAGGAATTAGTGATGAAGTATTAAATACATTATCAAAACCTTTGACGGATAATGGCCATGAGTTATTGGTATATGACGATGGAAAATTAGACGATGAGACGCTCAAAACACGGATCAAAGATGCAGAGGTTATAGTCCTCGCTAATACACCACTGAGCGGTGAAGTCATCGATACTGCAGAAAATTTAAAATATATTTCCGTCGCCTTCACGGGCTTCAATCATATCGATTTAGAAAAGTGCAAAGAGAAAGGGATTAAAGTCTCCAATGCTGCGGGTTATAGCACCAACTCTGTAGCAGAAATTACGTTTGGGCTGATCATTTCACTGTTACGTAATATCGTACCTTTAGAGGCGGTCGTCAGAGACGGCGGTACCAAGGATGGCTACAGACAGCTTGATTTAAAAGGTAAAACTTTGGGCGTCTTAGGTACGGGAGACATAGGCGGGGCAGTCGCTAAACTAGGCTTAGCGTTCGGCTGTCAGGTCATCGCATATAACAGAAGTGAAAAGCCAGAGTTGATAAGTAAAGGCGTAGAGTATAAGTCGTTAGATGAAGTCTTAAAGACGAGTGATATTGTGACCCTGCATACGCCTCTCACCGATGAAACCAAACACTTAATTGATAAAGACAAGCTGGCATTGATGAAAACCAGCTCATTCTTAATCAACACAGCTGTGGGTCCGATTGTTGATAATGAGGCATTGGCAGAGGCACTGCGCAAGGGAGAAATCGCGGGCGCTGGTTTAGATAGAGTCGATATGGAGCCACCCGTTCCCGCAGATTACCCGATCCTAGAGGCTCCGAATGTCGTTCTACTGCCGCATATCGGCTTTGCAACAGAAGAAGCGATGGTAAGAAGAGCCGAAATTACCTTTGAAAACATTGTTAAATGGCAAAAAGGCGAACAAGAAAACATAGTTCTTTAG